In a genomic window of Niallia taxi:
- a CDS encoding YitT family protein — protein sequence MEKGYSLKLQHNLRLGKKSRIAFDMAGLTAGCFLFALGTNQFLAPAELLAGGLGGVCVIFYHLFGWPIGIQYLLFNIPLLVLGYIHIGKKFILYTILSVIISSVFLEWIAIQAVWTNNMLLNGIFGAMISGIGAALILRLGGSVGGLDILSRVVAKYYNISIGNFGLIFSASIVVVSAYLFDLEAAMFTILSFFVGTKTYDAILHIAQRNTIMIITNQGEAVSTQLNKTLSRGVTSWRAMGVYSHTDRSVLLCVIVNGEWTELLRVVKNIDSDAFVISLPTQKVNGNFHVNW from the coding sequence ATGGAAAAAGGATATTCACTAAAGCTTCAGCACAATTTACGACTTGGCAAAAAATCTCGCATCGCTTTTGATATGGCAGGATTAACGGCAGGCTGCTTTTTATTCGCCTTAGGTACTAATCAATTTTTAGCACCTGCTGAGCTTTTGGCTGGAGGACTTGGTGGTGTTTGTGTCATATTTTATCATCTATTCGGCTGGCCGATTGGAATTCAGTATTTGCTTTTCAATATACCTTTGCTCGTTCTTGGCTACATTCATATTGGCAAGAAATTTATCCTTTATACCATTTTATCTGTTATCATTTCCTCTGTCTTTCTCGAATGGATTGCCATTCAGGCAGTATGGACGAATAATATGCTGCTAAATGGCATATTCGGAGCAATGATATCGGGAATAGGAGCGGCCTTAATTCTCAGGCTTGGTGGTTCAGTGGGCGGTCTTGACATTCTTTCTCGTGTTGTAGCGAAATATTACAATATCTCCATTGGTAATTTCGGTCTCATTTTCAGTGCTAGTATCGTTGTCGTCTCAGCATATCTCTTTGATTTAGAAGCAGCCATGTTTACAATTCTATCGTTTTTTGTGGGTACAAAAACATATGATGCGATTTTACATATTGCGCAAAGAAACACGATCATGATTATTACAAATCAAGGTGAAGCTGTTTCCACGCAATTAAATAAGACGCTAAGTAGGGGCGTCACTTCATGGAGGGCAATGGGGGTTTACAGTCATACCGATCGTTCCGTATTGCTTTGTGTAATTGTTAATGGTGAATGGACGGAATTATTGCGAGTGGTGAAAAATATCGATTCAGATGCGTTTGTCATATCCTTGCCAACACAGAAGGTTAACGGAAATTTTCATGTAAATTGGTAG
- the frlD gene encoding fructoselysine 6-kinase, whose translation MRVVTVGDNCIDDYEELGISCPTGNSVNVAVHLSRLSVPVSLVSVTGNDDYGEQMLSFLKKHNINLSFFKQKQGNTAITKMALKGTERIHTKYFEGVLENFQLNQNDMEFIAEHDLVHTSFWGKINHQLPLIKQTGVQIVYDFTVKLENAEVKAILPNVDYAFFSYQQKDAYIEAYMKDVHQLGPRTVIVTLGEKGSIAYDGNRFYEADIVRVPVVNTVGAGDSFIAGYIHGLVKGKNIQECLQSGANIASKVVQVFNPY comes from the coding sequence ATGCGGGTCGTAACTGTTGGTGATAACTGTATCGATGATTATGAAGAGCTTGGCATCAGCTGTCCGACTGGTAATTCTGTCAATGTTGCTGTTCATTTAAGCAGATTGTCTGTGCCAGTTTCCCTTGTCAGTGTGACAGGTAATGATGATTATGGGGAGCAAATGCTTAGCTTTTTGAAAAAACATAACATCAACCTCTCCTTTTTTAAGCAAAAACAAGGCAATACAGCTATCACGAAGATGGCTTTAAAAGGCACAGAAAGAATTCATACAAAGTATTTTGAAGGTGTGCTTGAAAACTTCCAGCTAAATCAGAATGATATGGAGTTCATAGCTGAACATGATCTCGTACACACATCCTTTTGGGGAAAAATAAATCATCAGCTTCCACTAATAAAACAAACAGGTGTGCAAATTGTTTATGATTTTACCGTGAAGCTTGAAAATGCAGAGGTTAAGGCAATTTTGCCAAATGTCGATTATGCCTTTTTCTCCTATCAACAAAAAGACGCTTATATTGAAGCATACATGAAAGATGTGCATCAGCTTGGTCCAAGGACGGTTATTGTTACATTAGGGGAAAAGGGCAGCATTGCTTATGATGGCAACCGTTTCTACGAAGCGGATATTGTCCGTGTTCCTGTTGTAAACACAGTTGGCGCCGGTGATTCGTTTATAGCAGGATATATACATGGTCTTGTTAAAGGAAAAAACATCCAGGAATGCTTACAATCAGGTGCAAACATTGCTTCAAAGGTTGTACAGGTATTTAACCCTTATTAA
- a CDS encoding secondary thiamine-phosphate synthase enzyme YjbQ, with translation MKSVVKTISLQTKHDLEIINITDTVKEAVATAGLTIGTVHIMTKHTTSGITVNEGLPDIEKDLLEMLERLAPRVNDYHHARFLHSDGQMAVNGYSHLRSALIGKDTFFPLHDGEMVIGSRQTIYFVEMDGPLLREFVVHILGE, from the coding sequence ATGAAATCAGTTGTAAAAACAATTTCCTTGCAAACAAAACATGATCTGGAAATCATTAATATTACAGACACCGTGAAAGAAGCTGTTGCCACAGCAGGATTAACTATTGGCACTGTTCATATTATGACAAAGCATACAACTAGTGGCATTACCGTTAATGAAGGGTTGCCTGATATTGAAAAGGACCTGCTTGAGATGCTGGAGCGCCTTGCACCACGAGTAAATGATTATCATCATGCACGATTCCTGCACTCAGATGGACAAATGGCGGTTAATGGCTATTCCCACTTAAGATCTGCTCTAATTGGGAAAGATACTTTTTTTCCGCTCCATGACGGGGAAATGGTGATAGGCTCAAGGCAAACCATCTATTTTGTGGAAATGGACGGACCATTGCTTCGGGAATTTGTTGTCCATATTCTCGGAGAATAG
- a CDS encoding amidohydrolase family protein, whose amino-acid sequence MIILIDIHQHPLHIKEIVDQDPALEKYVKDVYGVYSSPHSLASHMYQLDAAGIEKAVIMPIDCTTAHGCKLVTNEQISWLMEKNSRFIGFASVDPKSPNAVVELEKSIKEYGLKGLKLDPSLQQFDINNKDYAYPIYQLCCELDIPIFFHCGMSLSPIGQAALAHPLMLEKVIQDFPALKVIIAQFAWPWVSEAFMLGVKYKNVYFDTSILFSGTPSDSVRQVLEQQIGLNNIKRSLAKQIVFGSNAPRVDPKRLVWAVQDLQLNPKLEANIFHDNAAVLLDLDRRNEG is encoded by the coding sequence GTGATTATTCTGATTGATATTCATCAGCACCCGCTGCATATAAAGGAAATCGTTGATCAAGACCCAGCACTCGAAAAATACGTTAAGGATGTTTATGGTGTTTACAGTTCACCGCACTCACTTGCGTCCCATATGTATCAGCTTGATGCGGCGGGCATTGAAAAGGCGGTTATAATGCCAATTGATTGCACCACTGCACATGGCTGTAAGCTCGTCACAAATGAACAAATTTCCTGGTTGATGGAAAAAAACTCCCGCTTTATTGGTTTCGCTTCCGTCGATCCCAAGAGTCCTAATGCAGTAGTGGAGCTTGAAAAATCAATCAAGGAATATGGACTAAAAGGACTGAAATTAGATCCTTCCTTACAGCAATTTGATATAAACAATAAAGATTATGCTTATCCAATCTATCAGCTTTGCTGTGAACTAGACATACCGATCTTTTTTCACTGTGGCATGAGCTTATCACCAATAGGTCAAGCGGCATTGGCACATCCGCTAATGCTCGAAAAAGTCATTCAAGATTTTCCAGCCTTAAAGGTTATCATTGCACAATTTGCGTGGCCATGGGTTTCTGAAGCCTTTATGCTTGGAGTTAAATACAAAAATGTTTATTTTGATACATCTATCCTTTTCAGTGGTACTCCATCTGATTCAGTTAGACAGGTGCTTGAGCAGCAGATTGGTCTAAACAATATAAAGCGAAGCCTTGCCAAGCAGATTGTTTTTGGCTCTAATGCACCAAGAGTTGATCCTAAAAGGCTTGTTTGGGCTGTACAGGATTTGCAGTTAAATCCTAAGCTTGAAGCGAATATTTTTCATGATAATGCTGCTGTATTACTGGATTTGGATCGGAGGAACGAGGGATGA
- a CDS encoding SIS domain-containing protein — protein sequence MLKFNQENYLKVTIGAVGLRGEIEAKVDEISKKKFKNIFLLGSGGSIAIMYPFDYMLNSISTIPTYAEIASEFMLQNHKQFGEDSLVILSSLSGTTAETVAAAEFCKQRGATTLGLVGEMGTALANIVDYPIANYAENDFAADSINLQMYIVIFRLIHNNGEFQDYERFISQLEAIPDQLVQVKQDSDKKAEDFANKYKDETYHMLVGSGTAWGRTYAYSMCVLEEMQWIPTKAIHAAEFFHGTIEIVDENMSMILLKSEDETRPLMDRVENFANDFTKKLTIFDTKDYALEGISTEFRKYLAPLVLATALQRVSIHLEDKRGHSLDKRRYYRTLAY from the coding sequence TTGTTAAAATTTAATCAGGAAAACTATTTAAAAGTCACAATAGGGGCAGTTGGATTAAGAGGCGAAATTGAAGCAAAGGTTGATGAAATCTCCAAGAAAAAATTTAAAAATATCTTTTTGCTTGGATCAGGCGGTTCGATTGCGATTATGTATCCATTTGATTATATGCTAAATTCGATTTCAACAATTCCAACATACGCGGAGATTGCTTCAGAGTTTATGCTGCAAAACCATAAGCAATTTGGCGAGGATTCGCTTGTTATTTTGTCATCGTTATCAGGGACAACTGCAGAAACAGTTGCTGCAGCGGAATTCTGTAAGCAAAGAGGAGCAACAACGCTTGGCTTAGTTGGTGAAATGGGAACTGCTTTAGCGAATATCGTTGATTATCCAATTGCTAACTATGCTGAAAATGATTTTGCGGCAGATTCTATTAATCTGCAAATGTATATCGTTATTTTCCGCTTGATTCATAACAACGGTGAGTTTCAAGACTATGAAAGATTTATCTCTCAATTAGAGGCAATACCCGATCAATTAGTACAAGTGAAACAAGACAGTGATAAAAAGGCAGAGGATTTTGCCAATAAATATAAGGATGAAACGTATCATATGCTTGTCGGCTCTGGCACTGCATGGGGCAGAACATATGCTTATTCCATGTGTGTGCTGGAGGAAATGCAATGGATTCCGACAAAGGCGATTCATGCTGCAGAGTTTTTCCATGGCACAATCGAGATTGTTGATGAGAATATGAGTATGATTCTTTTAAAATCAGAGGATGAGACTCGTCCATTAATGGATCGTGTTGAGAATTTTGCGAATGACTTTACGAAAAAGCTAACGATCTTTGATACAAAAGACTATGCTCTTGAGGGTATCAGCACAGAATTCAGAAAGTATTTAGCACCGCTCGTCCTAGCAACTGCTTTGCAACGTGTGAGTATTCATTTAGAGGATAAGCGCGGTCATTCATTGGATAAGAGAAGATATTACCGGACACTTGCTTACTAA
- the gabR gene encoding MocR-like transcriptional regulator GabR produces MFLLIDKQRDTNFIYQQIYAGIKDNILNGKLKAHEKLPSKRALAEGLDVSINSVKIGYEQLLAEGYIYTQERKGYFVENITEFVQQESGGTDKLPEDLREKPVRRDGWLSLSHMTSDISYFPFKEWLKCQEKAIKSYTRELSEMTYSQGPYEVRETISRMIAISRGVNCEPEQIVIGAGTQLLVDQLMECMNHNSVIALENPGYARFYELLKKMNFAVEPISLDDQGIKLADVEATNANIVFVTPSHQFPTGKIMPISRRIELLNWAAKGDDRYIVEDDYDSEFKYETDNIPSLQSLDRNQRVIYMGTFSKTVLPGMRISYMVLPPELLRKYRQYYTNFIQYSNSLMLYTLHYFIESGNYAKHVKKMNHHYESRRKRLITELDKRFSHKIEVDAVPAGLHFLAHVHSEKSYQEIEERAVKEKLEIYSMKRFLLKDICTKEKGIKLVLGFANVEEDKIVEAVERLYRIFNS; encoded by the coding sequence ATGTTCCTATTAATTGATAAACAACGAGATACCAATTTTATTTACCAGCAAATTTACGCAGGAATTAAAGACAATATACTCAATGGTAAACTGAAGGCCCATGAAAAATTGCCATCGAAAAGAGCATTAGCGGAAGGCTTGGATGTTAGTATTAATTCAGTAAAGATTGGCTATGAACAGCTGTTGGCAGAAGGCTATATTTACACACAGGAACGAAAAGGCTATTTTGTAGAAAACATAACAGAATTTGTACAACAAGAAAGCGGGGGTACAGATAAACTGCCTGAAGACTTAAGAGAAAAACCAGTACGTCGAGATGGGTGGCTGTCCCTTTCACATATGACTTCTGATATTTCCTATTTTCCATTTAAGGAATGGCTGAAGTGTCAGGAAAAAGCGATTAAGTCCTATACAAGAGAGCTATCCGAAATGACTTACAGCCAGGGACCATATGAAGTGAGGGAAACAATTAGTCGCATGATTGCTATTTCACGTGGTGTTAATTGTGAACCAGAACAAATCGTGATTGGAGCAGGTACACAATTATTGGTTGATCAATTGATGGAATGTATGAACCATAATTCTGTCATCGCATTAGAAAATCCAGGGTATGCCCGCTTTTACGAGCTGCTAAAAAAAATGAATTTTGCTGTTGAGCCGATATCCTTAGATGACCAAGGAATCAAACTGGCAGATGTAGAAGCTACAAATGCCAATATTGTATTTGTGACACCGTCCCATCAATTTCCTACAGGTAAAATCATGCCGATTTCAAGAAGAATCGAGCTGTTGAACTGGGCAGCAAAAGGGGATGATAGATATATTGTGGAGGATGACTATGACAGTGAATTTAAATATGAGACAGATAATATTCCTTCCTTACAGAGCTTAGATCGAAATCAACGCGTTATTTACATGGGTACCTTTTCAAAAACAGTGCTGCCTGGAATGCGGATCAGCTATATGGTTTTACCTCCTGAATTGTTAAGAAAATATCGGCAATATTACACTAATTTCATCCAGTACAGTAATTCATTAATGCTTTACACCTTGCATTATTTTATAGAAAGTGGGAATTATGCAAAACATGTCAAGAAGATGAACCACCACTATGAGTCGCGCAGAAAGCGGTTAATCACAGAGCTTGATAAAAGGTTTTCTCATAAAATCGAAGTAGACGCTGTCCCTGCAGGCTTGCATTTTCTTGCTCATGTTCATTCAGAAAAAAGCTATCAGGAAATAGAGGAAAGAGCCGTGAAAGAAAAGCTTGAGATTTATAGTATGAAACGTTTCTTGTTAAAGGACATCTGTACGAAGGAGAAAGGGATTAAGCTGGTATTAGGCTTTGCCAATGTGGAGGAAGACAAGATTGTCGAAGCAGTAGAGCGGTTATATCGAATCTTTAATAGTTGA
- the gabT gene encoding 4-aminobutyrate--2-oxoglutarate transaminase, with translation MPTSYSLTAQLQEKRAKYVPKGVSNGNLNFVKDAKGATVTDIDNREWIDFAGAIGTLNVGHSHPKVTAAVKNQVEKFLHPGFNVMMYEGYINLAEKLCQITPGDFEKQAIFFNSGAEAVENAIKIARRYTNRPAVVSFVRGYHGRTNLTMGMTSKVKPYKFGFGPFAPEIYQAPFPYLYHKPAGMTDEEYVDQVIQDFEDFFIATVAPEMVACIVMEPVQGEGGFVIPPKKFVQAVKQFCESHGIVFVADEIQTGFGRTGKLFAIEHFDVTPDLITVSKSLAAGLPLSGVVGKTDILNVADPGELGGTYAGSPVACAAALAVIDIVAEENLVAKAEIIGQTIEAKLQTLRTRHDFIGDIRRLGAMVACEIVEGQGNKKPNKIKTAQITKFANENGLLLLSAGLKSNVIRFLAPLVITDEELETGLAILEKAFE, from the coding sequence ATGCCAACCTCTTATTCACTAACAGCACAATTACAGGAAAAAAGAGCTAAATACGTGCCGAAGGGTGTCAGTAACGGCAATTTAAATTTTGTCAAAGATGCCAAAGGAGCAACGGTAACAGATATTGATAATAGAGAATGGATTGATTTTGCCGGTGCAATCGGAACATTAAACGTCGGCCACAGTCACCCGAAAGTAACGGCTGCTGTTAAAAACCAGGTAGAAAAGTTTTTGCATCCTGGCTTTAACGTCATGATGTACGAGGGCTATATTAATCTTGCAGAAAAACTATGCCAAATTACTCCTGGAGATTTTGAAAAACAAGCGATTTTCTTTAACTCTGGAGCAGAAGCGGTTGAAAATGCGATTAAAATTGCGCGCCGCTATACGAATAGACCTGCAGTCGTTTCGTTTGTCCGAGGGTATCACGGCCGCACTAATTTAACTATGGGCATGACAAGTAAGGTGAAGCCATATAAGTTCGGGTTTGGTCCCTTCGCTCCCGAAATCTATCAAGCTCCTTTTCCATATTTGTATCATAAACCAGCTGGAATGACAGACGAGGAATATGTAGACCAGGTTATTCAAGACTTTGAGGATTTCTTTATCGCAACAGTTGCACCAGAAATGGTCGCTTGTATTGTGATGGAACCAGTACAAGGTGAAGGCGGGTTTGTTATCCCTCCAAAGAAATTTGTCCAAGCAGTGAAGCAATTCTGTGAGTCACATGGAATTGTATTTGTGGCAGATGAAATTCAAACTGGCTTTGGCCGTACTGGCAAATTATTTGCAATCGAGCATTTTGATGTGACTCCTGACTTAATCACTGTATCCAAATCACTAGCCGCTGGTCTGCCGTTAAGCGGTGTTGTCGGTAAAACAGACATATTAAATGTTGCGGATCCTGGCGAGCTTGGTGGCACATATGCAGGCAGTCCTGTTGCATGTGCGGCAGCATTAGCAGTTATTGATATTGTAGCAGAAGAAAATTTGGTAGCAAAAGCAGAAATCATCGGGCAAACCATCGAAGCGAAATTGCAGACGCTTCGTACAAGACATGACTTTATCGGCGATATCCGCCGCTTAGGAGCAATGGTTGCTTGTGAGATTGTAGAGGGTCAGGGAAACAAAAAGCCAAACAAAATAAAAACAGCACAAATTACAAAATTTGCAAATGAAAATGGATTACTACTCCTTTCAGCAGGCCTTAAAAGTAATGTCATTCGCTTCTTAGCTCCACTTGTTATTACAGATGAAGAGCTGGAAACGGGATTAGCAATTCTTGAAAAAGCTTTTGAATAA
- a CDS encoding NAD-dependent succinate-semialdehyde dehydrogenase — MTNILEVKNPATGQVIQAIPINTKEEIKQAIKNGHKSFKKWAGIHAHERSRLLKNWAQIIQAHKADIAEVMTLENGKPLAESLGEVDYATSYIDWYAEEAKRIYGRTVPATSETKRIVVTKQPIGLVAAITPWNFPAAMMTRKAAPALAAGCPFIVKPAPETPLTTMRLIELAHEAGIPVDVIQYVNGDGPDIGELFTSSEYIRKITFTGSTPVGKQLMKNSADTVKHMTMELGGHAPLIVAEDADLEFAVQQTMLTKFRNAGQTCVCANRIIVHESIAEVFSTKLAEAVNKLKVGNGLDEATQIGPIINEKGYNKIVKQINDALAKGAVALAGNHYTANTEYGYYFVHPTVLTNVTLDMTIMQEETFGPVAPIITFKNLKEAVEIANGTPYGLAAYFFTNNYKTGIYLSENLDFGIVGWNDGAPSGAHIPFGGMKESGIGREGGLEGMEPYLETKYLSIGNL, encoded by the coding sequence ATGACCAATATATTAGAAGTAAAAAATCCGGCGACAGGTCAAGTTATTCAAGCGATTCCTATTAATACAAAGGAGGAAATTAAACAAGCCATTAAAAACGGCCATAAAAGCTTTAAAAAATGGGCAGGAATCCATGCTCATGAGCGCTCCCGTTTGCTGAAAAATTGGGCGCAAATCATACAAGCACATAAAGCAGACATCGCTGAAGTTATGACATTAGAAAACGGCAAGCCTTTGGCAGAATCACTCGGAGAAGTCGATTATGCGACAAGCTATATTGACTGGTATGCAGAGGAAGCAAAACGCATTTACGGAAGAACGGTGCCTGCAACCTCTGAAACAAAAAGGATTGTTGTAACAAAACAGCCAATCGGCTTAGTTGCTGCCATAACACCATGGAATTTTCCTGCGGCGATGATGACGAGAAAAGCAGCACCAGCATTGGCTGCAGGCTGTCCGTTTATTGTCAAACCAGCTCCTGAGACACCATTAACAACGATGAGGCTGATCGAGCTTGCACACGAAGCTGGTATTCCTGTTGATGTCATTCAATATGTAAATGGTGATGGACCTGATATTGGCGAATTGTTTACTAGCAGTGAGTATATTCGTAAAATTACGTTTACAGGGTCGACACCTGTTGGGAAGCAGCTAATGAAAAACAGTGCAGATACTGTCAAACATATGACGATGGAATTAGGCGGTCATGCCCCACTCATCGTTGCAGAGGATGCAGATCTCGAATTTGCTGTGCAGCAAACAATGCTGACAAAATTCCGCAATGCCGGCCAAACATGCGTTTGTGCGAACAGAATTATTGTTCATGAAAGTATTGCCGAGGTTTTCTCAACAAAGCTTGCAGAAGCAGTCAATAAATTAAAGGTTGGTAATGGCCTTGATGAAGCTACACAGATAGGACCAATCATTAACGAAAAAGGCTATAACAAAATAGTCAAGCAAATCAATGATGCCCTTGCTAAAGGCGCAGTCGCTCTTGCAGGAAATCATTATACCGCAAATACAGAATACGGTTATTACTTTGTTCACCCAACTGTTTTAACAAACGTAACCCTTGATATGACCATTATGCAGGAGGAAACATTTGGACCAGTTGCGCCAATTATTACGTTTAAGAATTTAAAGGAAGCGGTCGAAATCGCGAATGGCACACCATATGGTTTAGCTGCTTACTTCTTTACAAATAACTATAAAACAGGCATCTATTTGAGCGAAAATCTCGATTTTGGGATTGTTGGCTGGAATGATGGTGCACCATCTGGAGCTCATATTCCGTTTGGAGGCATGAAGGAAAGCGGGATTGGCCGTGAAGGCGGCTTGGAAGGAATGGAACCATATTTAGAGACAAAGTATTTATCCATTGGCAATCTGTAA
- the menC gene encoding o-succinylbenzoate synthase has translation MKIDKIVLRKVDIPLKAPFETSFAAMTAKKCIIVEIHGEGKVGYGECSAFEYPLYNEEFVNGCWAALQDCLIPLLLKAGDIAHPDETSTIFEHIRKNNLAKSSINCALWDLYAKIENKPVYQLLGGTKTQVETGVSIGIQKDAATMVKIVQGYLDEGYRRVKIKIKPGKDVEIMKAVREQFSDIMLMADANSAYTLDDIEVFKELDKLDLIMIEQPLDHDDIVDHATLQAQINTIICLDESINTVEDARKAIELGSCGIINIKVGRVGGLTEAKKIQALCESHGIPVWCGGMVDSGIARAHNVAVATLSGFTLPNDIAASSRYYNQDIIKPEIELNGTFVDVPQQAGIGYDIDDQALDQFTVEKKVVVNESVAV, from the coding sequence ATGAAAATTGATAAAATTGTTCTCAGAAAAGTTGATATTCCATTGAAAGCACCATTTGAAACAAGCTTTGCGGCAATGACGGCAAAAAAATGCATCATTGTTGAGATTCATGGCGAAGGGAAAGTTGGTTACGGGGAGTGTTCTGCATTTGAATACCCATTATACAATGAAGAGTTCGTAAACGGCTGTTGGGCAGCATTACAGGATTGCTTAATTCCATTATTGCTTAAAGCAGGCGATATTGCTCATCCTGACGAAACAAGCACAATCTTCGAGCATATCCGTAAAAACAACCTAGCAAAATCATCAATTAACTGTGCACTTTGGGATTTGTATGCAAAAATCGAAAACAAGCCTGTTTACCAGCTTCTTGGCGGAACGAAAACACAAGTAGAAACAGGCGTCAGCATTGGTATTCAAAAGGACGCAGCCACAATGGTTAAGATTGTGCAAGGCTATTTAGATGAAGGCTACAGACGAGTTAAAATCAAAATCAAACCAGGTAAAGATGTTGAAATCATGAAAGCTGTCCGCGAGCAATTCAGCGACATAATGCTAATGGCAGATGCTAACTCTGCTTACACATTAGATGATATCGAAGTATTCAAGGAGCTGGATAAATTAGATTTAATCATGATCGAACAGCCACTTGATCATGACGACATTGTAGACCATGCAACACTGCAAGCCCAAATCAACACAATAATTTGTCTTGATGAAAGCATCAATACAGTCGAGGATGCACGCAAAGCAATTGAACTAGGAAGCTGTGGCATCATCAACATTAAAGTAGGCCGTGTCGGCGGTTTAACAGAAGCGAAAAAAATCCAAGCACTTTGTGAGAGCCACGGAATTCCAGTATGGTGTGGCGGCATGGTAGATTCAGGTATCGCGCGTGCACATAACGTCGCAGTTGCTACACTATCAGGCTTCACATTGCCAAATGATATTGCAGCATCCTCCCGCTATTACAACCAAGATATCATTAAACCAGAAATCGAGCTAAACGGCACATTTGTGGATGTGCCACAACAAGCAGGTATTGGCTATGATATAGATGATCAAGCACTTGATCAATTTACGGTTGAGAAGAAAGTGGTAGTTAACGAGAGTGTAGCTGTATAA
- a CDS encoding GntR family transcriptional regulator, producing MLLQTQQLPNEIFHYMVNQIINGELPQGSRIRESDYAEKFSVSRSPVREALYRLEQEGIAVKVPRKGSFVKEFSAQDVYDIFEIRNNIEQMAIRRLNQNDISDYSFNSLQDELKQMKTVKNQVDYTLMNFNFHYHMICLTNSDVLKEFYLKLKYPLLMFQNLNFTFENRIHLSITEHEKMLDLIQQAKFEELQDILLTHNNRVLTNLKEYLKKQS from the coding sequence ATGTTACTGCAAACCCAACAATTGCCCAATGAGATCTTTCATTATATGGTCAATCAAATCATAAATGGTGAATTACCACAGGGCAGTCGGATTCGAGAAAGTGATTATGCGGAGAAATTCTCTGTCAGCCGTTCACCTGTAAGAGAAGCACTGTACCGGTTGGAGCAGGAGGGAATTGCTGTGAAGGTGCCGCGAAAAGGCAGCTTTGTTAAGGAATTCTCGGCGCAGGATGTGTACGATATTTTCGAAATAAGAAACAATATCGAACAAATGGCAATTCGCCGCTTAAACCAAAATGATATATCTGATTATTCGTTCAATTCACTCCAAGATGAATTGAAGCAAATGAAAACAGTGAAAAATCAAGTAGACTATACACTGATGAATTTTAACTTTCATTATCACATGATTTGTTTAACGAATAGTGATGTGCTGAAGGAGTTCTACTTGAAATTAAAATATCCTTTATTAATGTTCCAAAACCTCAACTTCACATTTGAAAATCGCATCCATCTCTCTATAACGGAGCATGAGAAGATGCTTGATTTGATACAACAAGCTAAGTTTGAAGAGCTGCAGGACATCCTGCTGACTCACAACAACCGTGTATTAACAAATTTAAAAGAATATTTGAAAAAACAATCTTAA